The genomic window ATGCCCCCAAATTCGTCCGTTGAATACATTTCTTTGCACAACGTATTAAAGCGAATAATGTCTTTAAGCAATTTCCAAAACTTGGGGCTTAAGAGATTACGTTTTTGAGCAAACAGCGTTGCAAAAGTATGCCCGTTGTATTCAAGTCCCGATTCCATGTTTCGAACACTGAAGCTCATCTGGGTTTCTTGGCCTTCAATACCAATTCGCTTCATTAATTTTCTAAAAAGTGGATACGTTCTGTCGTTATAAACGATAAACCCCGTATCCACAGCAACCGATTCACCTTTCCATTCAACATCAATAGTCGCAGTGTGACCGCCTATGTATTCGTTTTTTTCAAACAAGGTCACATCATATTTTTCTCGTAGACAGTGTGCAGCCGTCATTCCTGAAATACCTGAACCGATGATCGCTATTTTCTTCATTTTTTCATCCTACGTGCCAAACTGCGCCATATGGGTTGCGGTAGATAAGATAAACACTTCATTATCCATATTAATCGCTTTGGGAATTCGATCGTACGTTGACCTGCAACGACTCCCTTGATAATGCGTGTCGCGGCATCGTCAACATCAATAATAAATGGCATTGGGAAGTCGTTTTTTTGAGTTAATGGCGTTGCGACGAAGCCGGGATGGACCACTGTAACGTCGAGGTGTTCAAGTGTAGTCTCGAGTGTTTTAGCTAAGTACGTCAATGCCGCCTTTGAAGCGCCATAAGCTTCCGCACGAGGTAATGGCAAAAGCATTGAACTAGAACTCATGATTATCAATTTTCCGCCGTCTTTCAGTTTAGGCATGAAAAACTCTAAGCAATATGCAACAGAGATGAGGTTTGCGTTGATTACACGCTCAAAAAGTGCCGAATCAAATCTTGCAGGATTATCGATGTATTCGCACGTACCCGCGTTTAGAATCAGCCAATCCAATTGTTCAATGTTTTTAGAGGCGTTCTCAACATCTTTTTTAACACTGACATCAAACGCAAGCGTGGTTACATTTTTGTCGTGATTAATCGTATCGAGCTTGTTTTGATTTCGCCCGCAAGCGATAACATTGTGTGATTTCGCAAGTCTATTTGTTAATGCGAGTCCAATCCCTGAGGACGCACCGGTGATTAAAATATTCACTGTGAGGCTTTCTTCTTAATGGCTTTAACTGCCCAGCCTAGAGCAGGAATGTGCTCATACAACATCTCCCCGAGATCCAGATAGTCTCGATGGTAGGACACCTTTTCGCCTTTGAACACCAAGTGACTGTGCCCGCTGACTAAAATATCTTTGCAGCCATTCAGTTTCTGATGTCGAAAGCTCATATTCCAATAAAGAAAAACAAATTCTTCTAATTCGAAGTAATGTTCGACGACAAAGTTGATGTGAACCAAGTTCTGATATAACGACGAAAAATACCCTCGTAGTGCATCCAATCCTTCTATGTCATGTATAGGGTCTTGAAAGCGCACATTCCAGTGGTACATGTCATTCAGTCTATCGAGTTCATGCTTTGATAGCTTATTGTAGTTTTCGACAAATTTCGCCACGCGGTTATCCATTACTCAACCTTAAATGCTGATAAAGCTCGCTCTCTCGCTGCTTTGTGTTCGACAATTGGCTTTGGATAATCAATGTCTTTCATCAAGGCTAAGTAATCATGAGGAAAGTGTATGTATTTATCCGGAACTGCTTGTAGTTCAGGTAGATATTTACGAATGAATTCGCCTTTAGGATCAAACTTTTCGCTTTGTGTTATCGGGTTAAATATTCGGAAATAGGGCTGAGCATCACAACCTGTACTTGCAGCCCACTGCCAACCACCGTTATTGCTTGCCAGGTCACCATCAATCAAATGGCGCATAAAATAGTGCTCACCCCATCGCCAATCGATGAGTAAGTGTTTTGTGAGAAAACTGGCAACAACCATGCGTAGTCTGTTGTGCATCCAACCAGTTTGGTTCAACTGTCTCATCGCGGCATCGACGAGGGGATAGCCAGTTTTGCCTTCGCACCATAACCTAAATGAAGTTTGATCTTCTCGCCAACTAACGTAGTCGTACTTACTGTTGAAATTACAATGCTTACAAAGGTGTGGCCACTCAACAATCAAATGTCGGTAAAATTCACGCCAAACCAATTCGTTTATCCAACAAAATTCTGGTCGACCCGTTTGCTGCAAAATATCAGGAATTCTTGATTGGATTGCACCGAGTAACTGTTTTACAGAAATGATCCCAAGCGCAAGGTAAGGACTTAAGCCAGATGTCCCTTTTATCGCAGGAAAGTCTCGCTTTTCTTTATAGGTTGCCAATTTTTCGTCAACAAAGGATTCCGTAACCATTTGCAAGGTCTGGTCATCTATAGGCCATTTTTCCGATGTTCCATCCGACATTAAGATATCAGGAATAGCCCAGTTTATAGGGTTTTC from Pseudoalteromonas xiamenensis includes these protein-coding regions:
- a CDS encoding SDR family NAD(P)-dependent oxidoreductase → MNILITGASSGIGLALTNRLAKSHNVIACGRNQNKLDTINHDKNVTTLAFDVSVKKDVENASKNIEQLDWLILNAGTCEYIDNPARFDSALFERVINANLISVAYCLEFFMPKLKDGGKLIIMSSSSMLLPLPRAEAYGASKAALTYLAKTLETTLEHLDVTVVHPGFVATPLTQKNDFPMPFIIDVDDAATRIIKGVVAGQRTIEFPKRLIWIMKCLSYLPQPIWRSLARRMKK
- the phrB gene encoding deoxyribodipyrimidine photo-lyase — its product is MKALFWFRRDLRLYGNEALIEAVQSGARDALFFVSRKQWETHDAAPIQIDLALRRVAELGKMLAKYGIALHVVEAPLFSDQIASLCCLVDQYGFKQVYANAEYEINERARDKSVAQALDSRGVGFRLFDGDVVAKPGSIRTGSGDMFKVFTPFKNAWLKAHFDYHAIYSVWPLSENPINWAIPDILMSDGTSEKWPIDDQTLQMVTESFVDEKLATYKEKRDFPAIKGTSGLSPYLALGIISVKQLLGAIQSRIPDILQQTGRPEFCWINELVWREFYRHLIVEWPHLCKHCNFNSKYDYVSWREDQTSFRLWCEGKTGYPLVDAAMRQLNQTGWMHNRLRMVVASFLTKHLLIDWRWGEHYFMRHLIDGDLASNNGGWQWAASTGCDAQPYFRIFNPITQSEKFDPKGEFIRKYLPELQAVPDKYIHFPHDYLALMKDIDYPKPIVEHKAARERALSAFKVE
- a CDS encoding nuclear transport factor 2 family protein, with the translated sequence MDNRVAKFVENYNKLSKHELDRLNDMYHWNVRFQDPIHDIEGLDALRGYFSSLYQNLVHINFVVEHYFELEEFVFLYWNMSFRHQKLNGCKDILVSGHSHLVFKGEKVSYHRDYLDLGEMLYEHIPALGWAVKAIKKKASQ